A genomic window from Halorubrum lacusprofundi ATCC 49239 includes:
- a CDS encoding NfeD family protein: MDVLVQSGLLSPDTLPLLLLTAGLLLSMAEALAPGANFIVVGIALIGAGLGGLLLTSLGVAGAGLTLVMAVLTLLFGAAAFYGYHEFDLYGGKGQQQTSDSDALKGKTGTVTEEVTTAGGEVKLSGGGFNPYYAARSIEGTIEEGEEVMVVDPGGGNVVTVESMGYVEDDIDKELAADRARKEAQRAADASVDDEREPETETERE; this comes from the coding sequence ATGGACGTCCTCGTGCAGTCCGGACTCCTCTCTCCGGACACACTCCCCCTGCTGTTGTTGACGGCCGGGCTGTTGCTCTCGATGGCGGAGGCGCTCGCGCCGGGTGCGAACTTCATCGTGGTCGGGATCGCACTGATCGGGGCGGGGCTCGGCGGCCTCCTCCTCACGTCGCTCGGGGTTGCCGGTGCCGGACTGACCCTCGTCATGGCGGTCCTGACGCTCCTCTTCGGCGCGGCGGCCTTCTACGGCTACCACGAGTTCGATCTGTACGGCGGGAAAGGCCAACAGCAGACGAGCGACAGCGACGCGCTGAAGGGGAAGACCGGCACCGTCACCGAGGAGGTGACCACCGCCGGCGGCGAGGTGAAGCTCTCCGGCGGCGGCTTCAACCCCTACTACGCCGCGCGCTCGATCGAGGGGACGATCGAGGAGGGCGAAGAGGTGATGGTCGTCGACCCCGGCGGCGGCAACGTCGTCACCGTGGAGTCGATGGGGTACGTCGAGGACGACATCGACAAGGAGCTCGCCGCGGACAGGGCGCGGAAGGAAGCGCAGCGAGCGGCCGATGCGAGCGTGGACGACGAGCGAGAGCCCGAGACTGAGACCGAACGGGAGTGA
- a CDS encoding DUF7312 domain-containing protein, whose product MNSDDGDNEGKRDGVRSRANETRADAESADEREWRFAVDEVGPGGVIEDTHTPETEPIEPESIDTEHAVFVALGVALTVGVLLVGF is encoded by the coding sequence ATGAACAGCGACGACGGAGACAACGAGGGGAAGCGCGACGGCGTGCGGAGCCGGGCGAACGAGACGCGGGCGGACGCCGAGAGCGCCGACGAACGCGAGTGGCGGTTCGCCGTCGACGAAGTCGGTCCCGGCGGCGTTATCGAGGACACCCACACGCCCGAGACCGAGCCGATCGAACCCGAGTCGATCGACACCGAGCACGCCGTCTTCGTCGCGCTGGGGGTCGCGCTCACGGTGGGCGTGCTCCTCGTCGGATTCTGA
- the pyk gene encoding pyruvate kinase: MRNAKIVCTIGPASDSRDAIRDLADAGMSVVRLNASHGTTAHREEVIERARAVDNEIDDPLAVMVDLKGPEVRTAELDESISLATGSEVTFVEGDDATPERVGLTHSIAAAGPGDTVLLDDGRIECRVERVDGESVVATVVSGGKLSSRKGVNLPGVAIDVDLITAEDEAELDLAARTNADFVAASFVRNANDVYRIADALEERGGDDIPIVAKIERAGAVENLDGIIDAADGVMVARGDLGVECPLEDVPVIQKRIIRKCVNAGVPVITATEMLDSMVSSRRPTRAEASDVANAVLDGTDAVMLSGETAIGDDPVNVVETMDRIVRQVESSDEYAETREQRVPTAAEGSRTEALARSARYLARDIGASTVVAVSESGFTARKTAMFRPGVPVVATTPSDRVRRQLALSWGVRPVLTEYAHDMETILDNAVDAALDTGGAASGDTLVVLSGMLTEFEGTNTTNTLKVHVAAETLVTGKAVVAGRVAAPVYRTADGDLSDVPEGSVVALGPSFEGEFTGDLDAIAGIVDAREGMTGYPAVVARELGVPMVSGARLPESVTDGTVVTVDGERGVVYDGDVIAATQKR; encoded by the coding sequence ATGCGAAACGCCAAGATCGTCTGTACGATCGGTCCCGCGTCGGACAGCCGGGACGCGATCCGCGACCTCGCCGACGCGGGGATGTCCGTCGTCCGGCTGAACGCCAGCCACGGGACGACGGCCCACCGCGAGGAGGTCATCGAACGGGCCCGCGCCGTCGACAACGAGATCGACGACCCCCTCGCGGTGATGGTCGACCTGAAGGGGCCGGAGGTCCGGACCGCCGAACTCGACGAGTCGATCTCGCTCGCGACCGGGTCCGAGGTGACCTTCGTCGAGGGCGACGACGCCACGCCCGAGCGCGTCGGGCTCACCCACTCGATCGCGGCCGCCGGACCGGGAGACACCGTCCTCCTCGACGACGGGCGGATCGAGTGTCGGGTCGAGCGCGTCGACGGCGAGTCGGTCGTCGCCACCGTCGTCTCCGGCGGGAAGCTCAGCTCGCGGAAGGGCGTCAACCTCCCCGGCGTCGCCATCGACGTCGACCTCATCACCGCGGAGGACGAGGCCGAACTCGACCTCGCGGCGCGGACGAACGCCGACTTCGTCGCGGCCTCCTTCGTGCGAAACGCCAACGACGTCTACCGGATCGCAGACGCGCTGGAGGAGCGCGGCGGCGACGACATCCCGATCGTCGCGAAGATCGAGCGGGCGGGCGCGGTCGAGAACCTCGACGGGATCATCGACGCCGCCGACGGCGTGATGGTCGCGCGCGGCGACCTCGGCGTGGAGTGCCCGCTGGAGGACGTCCCCGTCATTCAGAAGCGAATCATCCGAAAGTGCGTCAACGCGGGCGTTCCCGTCATCACGGCGACGGAGATGCTCGACTCGATGGTCTCCTCCCGCCGACCGACGCGTGCGGAGGCGTCCGACGTGGCGAACGCGGTCCTCGACGGGACCGACGCCGTAATGCTGTCGGGCGAGACCGCAATCGGCGACGACCCCGTCAACGTCGTCGAGACGATGGACCGGATCGTCAGGCAGGTCGAGTCCAGCGACGAGTACGCGGAGACGCGCGAACAGCGCGTTCCGACTGCCGCAGAGGGCTCGCGAACCGAGGCGCTGGCCCGCTCCGCACGCTACCTCGCGCGCGACATCGGCGCCTCCACGGTGGTCGCCGTCTCGGAGTCCGGGTTCACGGCCCGCAAGACGGCGATGTTCCGGCCGGGCGTCCCCGTGGTCGCGACGACGCCGAGCGACCGCGTCCGGCGCCAGCTCGCGCTCTCGTGGGGAGTTCGCCCCGTGCTGACCGAGTACGCCCACGACATGGAGACGATCCTCGACAACGCGGTCGACGCCGCGCTCGACACCGGCGGAGCCGCCTCCGGCGACACGCTCGTCGTGCTCTCCGGCATGCTGACCGAGTTCGAAGGGACGAACACGACGAACACGCTCAAGGTCCACGTCGCCGCTGAGACGTTGGTGACTGGCAAGGCGGTCGTCGCTGGCCGCGTCGCGGCTCCGGTGTACCGCACCGCCGACGGCGACCTGAGCGACGTTCCCGAGGGGTCAGTCGTCGCGCTCGGCCCGAGCTTCGAGGGCGAATTCACCGGCGACCTCGACGCAATCGCCGGGATCGTCGACGCCCGCGAGGGGATGACGGGGTACCCCGCCGTAGTCGCTCGCGAACTCGGCGTCCCGATGGTCTCAGGCGCGCGGCTCCCCGAGAGCGTGACCGACGGGACCGTGGTGACGGTCGATGGCGAGCGCGGCGTGGTCTACGACGGCGACGTGATCGCGGCGACACAGAAGCGGTAG
- a CDS encoding metal-dependent hydrolase has translation MYWRGHVGIALLAYAPVAGAVRVAGEPELTVLGAAVAVTFATLPDLDHRLPVAHRGPTHTIAFALTAGVLVALAAAIVFPVGDGTAPATAAGTALPPWTPGFVGGIATLSLCSHVAGDAITPMGIWPLRPFRGWHVTLDLTPAANPRANRLFLGAGVAALALSVALTL, from the coding sequence ATGTACTGGCGGGGCCACGTCGGGATCGCGCTGCTCGCGTACGCGCCGGTCGCGGGGGCGGTTCGAGTCGCTGGCGAGCCCGAACTGACCGTTCTCGGCGCGGCGGTCGCCGTCACGTTTGCGACGCTCCCCGATCTCGATCACCGGCTGCCGGTCGCACACCGCGGCCCAACGCACACGATTGCGTTCGCGTTGACGGCGGGCGTACTCGTCGCCCTCGCGGCCGCGATCGTCTTTCCTGTAGGCGACGGGACCGCTCCCGCTACAGCCGCCGGAACCGCTCTCCCACCGTGGACCCCGGGCTTCGTCGGGGGCATCGCAACGCTCTCCCTCTGTTCGCACGTCGCCGGCGACGCGATCACACCGATGGGAATCTGGCCGCTCCGCCCGTTCCGAGGGTGGCACGTCACCCTCGATCTGACGCCGGCGGCGAACCCGCGTGCGAACCGGCTGTTCCTTGGTGCCGGTGTCGCCGCCCTCGCGCTGTCGGTCGCGCTCACGCTCTGA
- a CDS encoding DNA-directed RNA polymerase subunit P, with protein MSYKCSRCKRDVTLDEYGGVRCPYCGHRVLLKERGGDVKEVNVE; from the coding sequence ATGAGCTACAAGTGCTCCCGCTGTAAGCGCGACGTTACCCTCGACGAGTACGGCGGCGTGCGCTGTCCGTACTGCGGTCACCGCGTCCTCCTGAAGGAGCGCGGCGGCGACGTGAAGGAAGTGAACGTCGAGTAA
- a CDS encoding KEOPS complex subunit Pcc1 — translation MTADRAHETVLSFRYPSQRRARLVGDALEPEVGEIDDARSAATVSRDGDAVRVRVAADDLVALRAGINSWSRLVEVAERVGSGRGRQ, via the coding sequence GTGACCGCCGACCGCGCACACGAGACGGTCCTTTCGTTCCGCTACCCCTCCCAGCGGCGCGCACGTCTCGTCGGCGATGCGCTCGAACCAGAGGTCGGCGAGATCGACGACGCCCGCTCCGCGGCGACCGTCTCCCGCGACGGCGACGCAGTCCGGGTCCGCGTCGCCGCCGACGATCTCGTCGCTCTCCGCGCCGGGATCAACAGCTGGTCACGGCTGGTCGAAGTCGCTGAGCGCGTCGGCTCGGGACGCGGTCGACAGTAG
- a CDS encoding prefoldin subunit beta codes for MPPEAQEKIEELQELQETAQQVAEQKEQAQSALNESKTALDALEDVDEDAGMYREIGEVLVETDYESAYDDLENKVDSLEVRTEQLEKQEERVQEQFDDLQGELQQMLQGGAGGGPMGPGGPGAGGA; via the coding sequence ATGCCGCCCGAGGCACAGGAGAAAATCGAGGAGCTACAGGAGCTGCAGGAGACCGCACAGCAGGTCGCCGAGCAGAAAGAGCAGGCTCAGTCCGCGCTCAACGAGTCCAAGACGGCGCTCGACGCCCTCGAAGACGTCGACGAGGACGCCGGGATGTACCGCGAGATCGGCGAGGTCCTCGTCGAGACGGACTACGAGTCCGCCTACGACGACCTCGAGAACAAGGTTGACTCCCTCGAAGTGCGCACCGAGCAGCTCGAAAAGCAGGAGGAGCGCGTCCAAGAGCAGTTCGACGACCTGCAGGGCGAGCTTCAGCAGATGCTCCAGGGCGGCGCCGGCGGCGGCCCGATGGGTCCGGGCGGTCCGGGCGCGGGCGGCGCGTAA
- a CDS encoding HVO_0649 family zinc finger protein, whose protein sequence is MSSSYGGMSAFDRLRARLNGRPHACEECGFVDEEGSWEAVTTGATVEYRRECPSCGTERVQRYQF, encoded by the coding sequence ATGTCATCTAGCTACGGCGGTATGTCGGCCTTCGATCGGCTCCGCGCGCGGCTCAACGGTCGGCCCCACGCCTGCGAGGAGTGCGGGTTCGTCGACGAGGAGGGGTCGTGGGAAGCGGTGACGACAGGTGCGACCGTCGAGTACCGCCGGGAGTGTCCGAGCTGCGGGACCGAGCGTGTCCAGCGGTACCAGTTCTGA
- a CDS encoding universal stress protein: protein MYDAILCPTDGSAGSDAAVEQACDLAELTGARIHALFVVDEGIAGADEWDLVVDREEERGERALDAVAEAAADRGIEVERHLRRGRPHEEILDAATDYGVDLIVMGTHGRTGLGRFVTAGSVAERVVRHSKLPVLTAHIGD, encoded by the coding sequence ATGTACGACGCGATCCTCTGTCCCACGGACGGCAGCGCTGGAAGTGACGCCGCGGTCGAGCAGGCCTGCGACCTCGCTGAACTGACGGGCGCACGGATCCACGCGCTGTTCGTCGTCGACGAGGGGATCGCGGGCGCTGACGAGTGGGACCTTGTCGTCGACCGGGAGGAAGAGCGGGGCGAGCGCGCGCTCGACGCGGTTGCCGAGGCGGCCGCGGACCGCGGTATCGAGGTCGAGCGCCACCTCCGACGCGGTCGCCCGCACGAGGAGATCCTCGACGCCGCGACCGACTACGGGGTCGACCTGATCGTGATGGGGACCCACGGCCGCACCGGACTCGGCCGGTTCGTCACGGCGGGCTCGGTCGCTGAGCGGGTCGTGCGACACAGCAAGCTCCCGGTGTTGACGGCGCACATCGGTGACTGA
- a CDS encoding GMP synthase subunit A: MTRIVVIDLHGQFTHLERRALRDVGVDTEIVSADTPPAEIDADGIVLSGGPDMDRVGNAPDYLDLDVPVLGICLGMQLIAVERGGAVGGGDYGGYADVDVEIVDDEDPLVGSLAPKTRVWASHADEVVEVPEGFVRTATSDVCDVEAMSNTEAGLYGVQWHPEVAHTERGEEVFENFVAICESA, encoded by the coding sequence ATGACCCGGATCGTCGTCATCGACCTCCACGGCCAGTTCACCCACCTCGAACGGCGGGCGCTCCGCGACGTGGGCGTCGACACCGAGATCGTCTCGGCGGACACGCCCCCCGCGGAGATCGACGCAGACGGGATCGTCCTCTCCGGCGGCCCAGACATGGATCGCGTCGGCAACGCCCCGGACTACCTCGATCTGGACGTTCCCGTGCTCGGAATCTGTCTCGGGATGCAGCTGATCGCGGTCGAGCGCGGCGGCGCGGTCGGCGGCGGTGACTACGGGGGCTACGCCGATGTCGACGTAGAGATCGTCGACGACGAGGACCCGCTCGTCGGCTCGCTAGCCCCGAAGACGCGCGTCTGGGCGTCGCACGCCGACGAGGTAGTCGAGGTCCCCGAGGGGTTCGTCCGGACCGCGACCTCCGACGTCTGCGACGTGGAGGCGATGTCGAACACGGAGGCGGGACTGTACGGCGTCCAGTGGCACCCCGAGGTCGCCCACACCGAGCGCGGCGAGGAAGTGTTCGAGAACTTCGTCGCGATCTGCGAGTCCGCGTAG
- the truD gene encoding tRNA pseudouridine(13) synthase TruD → MAPSIPLREAHPAERAAGIDHYVSDADGIGGRLRESPDDFRVRELEAFEPEPLGADTGSYPELVVRVTLRDWDTNDFARRISDALGISRERVSWAGTKDKRAVTTQLFTLREVDPDDLPEIRGAEIEPLGRAGRRLSFGDLAGNAFEIRVADTVPEAPERVADVVGDLRAFGGDAEEAKDDATVGVPNYFGQQRFGSRRPVTHRVGLAVVRDDFREAVRLYAGNSSDTEPDDTRAARDRVDAAFGVGGDDTGDGSDPSADGTGDGDWETCLDAIPGKLRFERSMVHRLAERDVAPDAPPDHEDWRHALEAVPSNLQRLFVNAAQSFLFNQVLSERLRRGLSFDRPVAGDVVCFADGDAPEELYAPDTDRLQRVDEDRVAVVTRHCERGRAFVTAPLIGTETDLGDGEPGEIEREVLADAGIEPGDFALPGDFDSSGTRRAILLRSDLNVTFDDGDPRFAFALPSGSYATVLLREFTKSGPLDL, encoded by the coding sequence ATGGCGCCGTCCATCCCCCTCCGCGAGGCGCACCCGGCCGAGCGCGCCGCGGGAATCGACCACTACGTCAGCGACGCCGACGGGATCGGTGGCCGGCTCCGCGAGTCGCCCGACGACTTCCGCGTCCGCGAACTGGAGGCGTTCGAGCCGGAGCCGCTCGGCGCGGACACCGGGAGCTACCCCGAACTCGTCGTCCGCGTCACCCTCCGCGACTGGGACACGAACGACTTCGCGCGCCGGATCTCCGACGCCCTCGGTATCAGCCGCGAGCGCGTGTCGTGGGCGGGGACGAAGGACAAGCGCGCCGTCACCACGCAGCTGTTCACGCTCCGCGAGGTCGACCCCGACGATCTCCCCGAGATCCGCGGCGCCGAGATCGAGCCCCTCGGCCGCGCCGGTCGCAGGCTCTCGTTCGGCGACCTCGCGGGCAACGCCTTCGAGATCCGCGTCGCCGATACGGTCCCCGAGGCTCCCGAGCGCGTCGCCGACGTGGTCGGTGACCTTCGGGCGTTCGGGGGCGACGCGGAAGAGGCGAAAGACGACGCCACCGTCGGCGTCCCCAACTACTTCGGCCAGCAGCGCTTCGGGAGTCGGCGGCCCGTCACCCACCGCGTCGGGCTCGCCGTCGTACGCGACGACTTCCGCGAGGCGGTGCGGCTGTACGCCGGCAACTCCTCGGATACGGAGCCCGACGACACCCGCGCCGCGCGCGACCGGGTGGACGCCGCGTTCGGGGTCGGGGGGGACGATACGGGAGACGGCTCCGACCCCTCCGCCGACGGCACCGGCGACGGCGACTGGGAAACCTGCCTCGACGCGATCCCGGGCAAGCTCCGGTTCGAGCGCTCGATGGTCCACCGGCTCGCCGAGCGGGACGTGGCTCCCGACGCGCCGCCGGATCACGAGGACTGGCGGCACGCGCTGGAGGCGGTCCCCTCGAACCTCCAGCGACTCTTCGTCAACGCCGCTCAGTCGTTCCTGTTCAATCAGGTGCTGAGCGAGCGCCTGCGCCGCGGCCTCTCGTTTGACCGACCCGTCGCCGGCGACGTGGTGTGTTTCGCCGACGGCGACGCTCCCGAGGAGCTGTACGCGCCCGACACGGACCGGCTCCAACGGGTCGACGAGGACAGAGTTGCCGTCGTCACCCGCCACTGCGAGCGCGGTCGGGCGTTCGTCACCGCCCCCCTCATCGGCACGGAGACGGACCTCGGAGACGGTGAGCCCGGCGAGATAGAGCGCGAGGTTCTCGCCGACGCCGGGATCGAGCCCGGCGACTTCGCGCTCCCCGGCGACTTTGACTCGTCGGGTACTCGGCGGGCGATCCTGCTCCGAAGCGACCTCAACGTGACGTTCGACGACGGCGATCCACGGTTCGCGTTCGCGCTTCCGAGCGGATCGTACGCGACGGTGCTCCTCCGGGAGTTCACGAAGAGCGGCCCGCTCGACCTCTGA
- the pth2 gene encoding peptidyl-tRNA hydrolase Pth2, with the protein MKQAIVARTDIGMGEGKLAAQVAHASLSAYQDAGRRVRKKWQGEGQKKVVLKGDSESQLFELADKADKEGIPYAIIRDAGHTQLEPGTVTALAVGPARDDTVDRVTGDLSLY; encoded by the coding sequence ATGAAACAGGCCATCGTCGCCCGCACCGACATCGGGATGGGCGAGGGGAAACTCGCCGCGCAGGTCGCGCACGCGTCGCTGTCGGCGTATCAGGACGCCGGCCGGCGCGTCCGCAAGAAGTGGCAGGGAGAGGGACAGAAGAAGGTGGTTCTCAAAGGCGACTCCGAGAGCCAGCTGTTCGAACTGGCCGACAAGGCGGACAAGGAGGGGATCCCGTACGCGATCATCCGCGACGCCGGCCACACCCAACTGGAGCCGGGAACCGTCACCGCGCTCGCCGTGGGGCCCGCCCGCGACGACACCGTCGACCGCGTGACCGGCGACCTCTCGCTGTACTAA